From Hoeflea sp. 108:
CATCTGTCGGGAAGCGGTAGCAGAAATGGGCGATCATGCCGGGACGGGAGGTTGCCAGCGCCTCGACCTCGTCGCGCAGGGCATGCACCTCGCCATTGTCGCAGGCGTGGATGAAGAAGGTCCGGCGGTCGGTTGTCGCCAGCGCGTGCAGCATCGAGACCAGCGGGGTCAGCCCGACGCCGCCGCTGAGCAGCACCACCGGGCGCTGGCTGGCGCTGTCGAGCACGAAGTCGCCGCGCGGCCCCTCGGCGACAAGCACGTCGCCGACCTCGATCTGGTCATGCAGGTAGCAGGAGCTTAGGCCGTTCGGCACGCCGGCGACCGGTGCTGCCTCTCGCTTGACCGTGATGCGATAGCCGTCCCTGCGCTCGGGCGAGCAGGAGACGCTGTAGTTCCGGAACACGAATTCCTTGCCCTCAGGTACCGGCATGCGGAAAACCAGAAACTGTCCGGGCTCGAATGCACGCCATCCCCCTGGCTCCACCGGCTCAAGGTGGAACGAGGTGATGACGGCGCTCTCGCGCACTTTGGCAATCACCTTGAGCTCGCGGAAACTGCTCCGGTGCGCACTGACGGGGGCGGCGAAAGCGTTCATTCGGCCGCCTGCAATTGCTGGTCCTCGGCGGCGATCAGCTTGGCCAGGTTGCGGCGGAAGCGCAGCGGGCCGACATCGATCTTGAGGTCGAGATTGGGGGTGCGCTTGTTGGCCATGCCCTTGTGCACTGCATTGAGGACGACTCGGTCCTCGTCGAAGGCGCCGCGTACCGACGTGGCGAACTGGCGTGAAATCTCGGCGTCGTCGGGCGCGAAATTGCGCATCTGGAACCAGTAATATTTGGTCTGGTTCTCATCGACCGGGGTCATGAAATTGTAGCTGTCCATGAGGAAGACGTCTTCATGGTAGGGCTTGCCCTCGCCACCTGTGCCGGCCGGCAGGAAGATCGCCTTGATGATGGCATTGCTCGGGTAGCGGACTTCGTAGTGCTGCTTGCGGTCGCAATTGCCCGGGAATTTCAGGTAAGGCGCGTAAAAGGGCGCTGGCTCGACATTGATCATCCAGCGCCAGACGGTGACGCCATCCTCGCCGACGGTGGTTTCAAGCGGCGCTTCCTCGGCCGCCGCATTGCCGAATGACGACTGGTGCACCCATGCGACATGCGAGGGATCGAGCAGGTTGTCGGTCATGTAAAGGTAGTTGCAGTCGAGCGTCATTGACTCGCCGCGGTTCACGCCCCAGGCCGGATCGCCCCAGTGATCGACTTCGAAGATCTTGGCCGGGTCGGCTTGGGTTGCATCGCCCATCCACACCCAGAGCAGGCCGTAGCGCTCTGATATCGGGTAGCTGCGCACCTGGGCGACATGCGGGATCTTCTCGGCACCGGGAACACGGGTGCAGGTGCCGGTGCAGTCGAAGGTCAGGCCGTGGTAGCCGCATTCGACATTGTCGCCTTTGATGCGGCCCATCGACAGCGGCAGCTTGCGGTGCGGGCAGGCGTCTTCGAGGGCAGCGACCACGCCGTCGGTCTTGCGGTACAGGACGATGTCCTCGCCCAGAACTTTTGTCGGCTTCAGCTCGCCATGGCCGACCTCATGGTCCCACGCTGCCACGTACCAGCAATTCCTGAGAAACATGGCCGCTTCCTCCGTCGAGACCTCGTTTTGATGGGAGGACGCTAGCGAAGGTGCCGGTACGCAAAAAGGGCTTGCAGCTGTGTTCTATTTTAGAAAAACTAAAACAAGAATCCGCCGGACCAGATGAACGTGAAAAACTCGCCACCCATGCGCGCCATCCAGGCGTTCGAAGCCTTCGGGCGGCTTGGCAGCGTGACCGCCGCGGCCGACGAACTCGGCGTGTCGCCGGGCGCCGTCAGTCAGCAAATCCGTAAGGCCGAAGACGAACTCGGTGCCTCGCTACTTGAACGGCGCGGCCGCACAGTGACGATGACTTCGCTGGGGCGCCGGTATCATGCAGCGATCTCGGACGGCTTCGATCGCATTCGCGAAGCCGGCAACATGCTCGATCGAGCCCGTTCGGAAAGTGCTCTGACCGTGTCCTGTCTGCCTTCGCTTGCAAGCAAATGGCTCGCGCCGCAACTGTTCGACTGGCAGGCCCATAATGTTGGCGCCACCGTGCGGCTGATCGGCGCCGAACCCGAAGTCAGGTTCGGCGAAGACCAGGTCGATTTCCGCGTCTCCTACGGCGCCAAGATGCGTGAATACGACCACTACGCCGCGCTGTTCACCGACTGGGTCGTCCCGGCCTGTTCGCCAACCTTGCTGGAGCGCCGGCCCTTGCGGCGACCGGCCGATATCCTCGAATGCCCGCTGCTTGGCATCGAATGGGCCAGCGACCATCGTTCGCCGCCCACCTGGGCCGAATGGGCGGCAAGCCTGGGCATCAGTTACCGGCGGACGTCGGGCGAAATGGCGTTTTCGCTGTCGAGCGCTGCCATTGATGCGGCCATCAATGGCCGCGGCTTCGTGCTGGCGCAGATGTCCATGGCTGGCGACGACATAGCCTCCGGCCGCCTCGTGGTGCCGTTCGACGTGCCGCTGCGCCTTCCCGATCCGTATTTCCTGGCATGGGATCGATCCGCACTGCAGAAACCGCATGGCGCAGCACTGCGCGCCTGGATCGTCGCGGTCGCCAATCGTCAGGATGCGAAACATCAGACGATTCGATAGCGAGCTTTTGCCTGCAGGCTTGCCGGAGATGGCGCGAGGGGCGGCTACCGTGTACCTTGTGGACGGGCTAAGAGACTGCCGCTCTCAGAAACAGCACGTAGAACAGCACATAGAGCACGTAGGTCTGGCCGTTGCCGGTGTAGACCCTACGGACTGTTTCGGCCGATCCCGAGCCCAACTGTGCAACGCCGCTCCAGAATGTCGTTGCCAACGGTCTGGACCATGGCAACGGCAGGCGGATGTAATAGCGATAGAATTCGGCGATGCCCTTGGCGGCTTTGCGGCCGCGATCCAGGCGGTAGGCCGTCCAGGCGATCAGGAACAGCACGCCGGCGCCGGCAATCGAGGTGGCCATGACGGGAACCGGGTTCCAGTAGCCGTAGATCGTCTCTAGCGACATGCCTTGCCACACCAGCGTCGAGGCGAAATACGGGTCGATTGCCGCCGACACCGGATCCATGAACAGCTTGGGCATGAAGGACAGCACGAGGATTGCCGCGACAAGCACGACCTGCGGCAGGAGCAACTGTGCCGGAGCTTCGCGGGCGTTGATGGTCGCCGCCTGCGGTGCGGCGAAGAACAGTGTATGGGCGAGGCGGAACATGTAGAGCAGGCCGATGAGCGTTGCCAGGACGCCTGCTGCTGCGAGCCCGTACCATCCCTTGTCGACCATGGCGCTGAGCAAAAGCCATTTGCCGCCGAAGCCGGCGAGCGGCGGCAGGCCGGACATCGACACGAGGGCGATACTCGCAACGACAAAGGTCACGGGCATGCGGCGAGCGAGGCCGCCGAGTTTGTCGAGCTGCCGTGTGCCGCAACGCAGGATCACGCCTGCGACAGCGAGGAACAGGATACCCTTCACCATCAGGTGGTTGGCGACGAGATAAAGCGCGGTGACCCAGCCGAGATGGCTCATCAGCGCGATTGCCGTGATGATGTAGCCAAGCTGGCTCATGCTCGAATAGGCGAGCAGCCGCTTGACGTCGTCCTGCCTGAAGGCGAGGCCAGCCCCTATCACCGTCGTCAGCATGCCGATCCAGCCCATGATATGGGCAAGGTCCAGTCCTGCCTGCGAGCGGATGGCAAGATAGGTGACCATGAACAGGCCGAAGATGGCGACCTTGCTCACCACCGATGACAGCATGGCCGAGAGGTCGTCGTCGGCCTCGGCATAGGAGCCGGGCAGCCAGACATGGAAGCCGATCGCACCAGCCTTGATGAGGAAGCCGAGCGCCAGCAGTGCAAAGGCGGACGCAGCATCCGTCCCGCCCGTCCTGAATGCCTGCAGCAGCGAGGTGCCGTTGGCCGCATCGGCGAGCGCAAAGCCGGCGAGCAGGCAGAAGGCTGAAGTCAGCGAGAACAGCAGGAAGGGCAGGGCATGCGGATGGGCGTGCCTGCCCTGCGCGATCATGAAGTAGGACGACAACGTGATAAGTTCCCAGGCGAAGAAGAACTCGAGGCTCGTCTGCGCGCGCATCATCGTGGCAATCGAAAGCAGCAGGACCGCCATCAGCGGATAGTAGCCGGGGCGGGAATCCCGCCGGTAGAGTGCCGCCGACGCCACCACCAGACCGCCGGCCAAAAGCACGGTGGCGAAGAGCCCGGATATGCCTGTTGTGCCGGATATCTGCCAGTTGCCGACGCCGAGCACGGCCAGCATCATCAGGCCGCATTTGACGCGCCCCGGCAGCCAGTCGAGCGCATAGAAGACGATGCCGACGATGAGCGGCGCAAACAGCCAGAGCGAGGCAGCACCTGACAGTTGCGCCCCATGATAGCTGCCGACAGCAAGCAACACTGCACTGCCTGCGGCCGGCAGCAGGCCTCGCGTCGTGATGGATAAAGGCAGGTCTTCGGGCATGGCTCGCGTCGCCTGCTTGAACCAGCCGAACATGTAGGCCGCCTCCAGCAGCGAGCCGAGCAGGATCAGGGCGATCCAGACATAGAGCTGGGACCCGGAAAGCTGCATGATCAGCTCCCACTTGGCCCAGAAACCGGGGAAGGGCGGCAGGCCGGCAATGGCGACAAGCAGAAGCGCGAAGACGAGCAGCACGAGCGGCCGCCCCGCAATCGCCGACCAATCGGCGACCTCCTGGCGTTGTACCGCACCGGCCAGCCAGAACAATCCGGCCTTGGCGAAGAGGTGATTGGCGAACAAGCCGCCGATGACCAGCGGCATGGAGGCTGCTGCGCCCTGCTTCTGCAGCAATGCCAGCGCCAGCATCATCAGCCCCATCTGGGCGATTGAGGAGTAGCCGAGCATGCGCTGCACGTTGGTTTGCTTGAGCCCGGCGAGATTGGAGAACAGGAAGGTTGCCCCACCCGCCACCGCTATAAGCGAGAGGTGGCTTTCGAACAGAGGCAGGAGCTTGAGCAGTGCAAAGAACACGCCCGCCGACACACCGACCGATACCAGCGCGGCGATGCCTGCAGGCGCTGTCTCATAGACGTCGAGCCCCCAGCCATTGGCCGGAAACGGCTTCAGTTCGAGAATCAGGCAGGCGAGGACGAAGACCAGCGCCGTGGTGCCGATAGGCCCGGCGATGAACTCGCGCCGTGCGATCAACTCGTCGATGTTGAGCGTTCCGGTAACATGGTAGAGCAGCACCGATCCGAGCAGCAGGAATGACGAGGCAAGCACCGTCGCCATGATGTATTTGAAGCTTGCCGCCAGCGTTGCCGGGTTGCGCTCGAGACCGAGCAATCCATAGGTCGCGATCGAGACGATCTCGAGGAAGACGAACAGGTTGAACAGGTCGCGGGTCATCACCATGCCGTTGATGCCCATGACGAGGATCAGGTAGAGCAGCAGTGCCGCGTAGCTGTCGCGGAGCCGCGGCCATAGCTGCCAGGCGCCGAACAGTGCTGCGACGTTGACGCAGAAGGTGAAGAAGCCTTCCCAAACCCCAAAGCGCAGATTGATCGAGATGGGTGGCGTGGCGCCGGCCGTATAGACCTCGATGGCCGGCTGGCCGTTGCGCAGCGCCCAGAAATTGATGCCAGAGATCGCGGCGATGCCGCAGAGGGCGGCAATGAAGGCCAGCGCCGGCAGCGGCTTGGCGATACGGTAGAGCAGGGGGATGAGGAAACCGCCTCCGAGGCCGAGCAGGAAGATGTTCAGCGGCTGGAACAGCGCCTCTACCATTTGGACTCCGTCAGCGCGTCGATGGACAGCGTTTTCCTGGCATCATGGATGCGGATGGCGAAGGCCAGCATGATGGCGGTGACCGAGAAGCCGATAACGATCGCGGTGACCACCAG
This genomic window contains:
- a CDS encoding aromatic ring-hydroxylating dioxygenase subunit alpha — its product is MFLRNCWYVAAWDHEVGHGELKPTKVLGEDIVLYRKTDGVVAALEDACPHRKLPLSMGRIKGDNVECGYHGLTFDCTGTCTRVPGAEKIPHVAQVRSYPISERYGLLWVWMGDATQADPAKIFEVDHWGDPAWGVNRGESMTLDCNYLYMTDNLLDPSHVAWVHQSSFGNAAAEEAPLETTVGEDGVTVWRWMINVEPAPFYAPYLKFPGNCDRKQHYEVRYPSNAIIKAIFLPAGTGGEGKPYHEDVFLMDSYNFMTPVDENQTKYYWFQMRNFAPDDAEISRQFATSVRGAFDEDRVVLNAVHKGMANKRTPNLDLKIDVGPLRFRRNLAKLIAAEDQQLQAAE
- a CDS encoding proton-conducting transporter membrane subunit, whose product is MVEALFQPLNIFLLGLGGGFLIPLLYRIAKPLPALAFIAALCGIAAISGINFWALRNGQPAIEVYTAGATPPISINLRFGVWEGFFTFCVNVAALFGAWQLWPRLRDSYAALLLYLILVMGINGMVMTRDLFNLFVFLEIVSIATYGLLGLERNPATLAASFKYIMATVLASSFLLLGSVLLYHVTGTLNIDELIARREFIAGPIGTTALVFVLACLILELKPFPANGWGLDVYETAPAGIAALVSVGVSAGVFFALLKLLPLFESHLSLIAVAGGATFLFSNLAGLKQTNVQRMLGYSSIAQMGLMMLALALLQKQGAAASMPLVIGGLFANHLFAKAGLFWLAGAVQRQEVADWSAIAGRPLVLLVFALLLVAIAGLPPFPGFWAKWELIMQLSGSQLYVWIALILLGSLLEAAYMFGWFKQATRAMPEDLPLSITTRGLLPAAGSAVLLAVGSYHGAQLSGAASLWLFAPLIVGIVFYALDWLPGRVKCGLMMLAVLGVGNWQISGTTGISGLFATVLLAGGLVVASAALYRRDSRPGYYPLMAVLLLSIATMMRAQTSLEFFFAWELITLSSYFMIAQGRHAHPHALPFLLFSLTSAFCLLAGFALADAANGTSLLQAFRTGGTDAASAFALLALGFLIKAGAIGFHVWLPGSYAEADDDLSAMLSSVVSKVAIFGLFMVTYLAIRSQAGLDLAHIMGWIGMLTTVIGAGLAFRQDDVKRLLAYSSMSQLGYIITAIALMSHLGWVTALYLVANHLMVKGILFLAVAGVILRCGTRQLDKLGGLARRMPVTFVVASIALVSMSGLPPLAGFGGKWLLLSAMVDKGWYGLAAAGVLATLIGLLYMFRLAHTLFFAAPQAATINAREAPAQLLLPQVVLVAAILVLSFMPKLFMDPVSAAIDPYFASTLVWQGMSLETIYGYWNPVPVMATSIAGAGVLFLIAWTAYRLDRGRKAAKGIAEFYRYYIRLPLPWSRPLATTFWSGVAQLGSGSAETVRRVYTGNGQTYVLYVLFYVLFLRAAVS
- a CDS encoding 2Fe-2S iron-sulfur cluster-binding protein translates to MNAFAAPVSAHRSSFRELKVIAKVRESAVITSFHLEPVEPGGWRAFEPGQFLVFRMPVPEGKEFVFRNYSVSCSPERRDGYRITVKREAAPVAGVPNGLSSCYLHDQIEVGDVLVAEGPRGDFVLDSASQRPVVLLSGGVGLTPLVSMLHALATTDRRTFFIHACDNGEVHALRDEVEALATSRPGMIAHFCYRFPTDADKAGGRHHSEGVITRDLLQRLLPLDDYDFYLCGPSPFMQAVHGLLRGLGVPKQRIAYEFFGPATLLEPAAEKPVPPLKQALPTDAAEGATIVEFRRSGVTVAWDANAESLLAFAEDQGLAPEFSCRAGICGTCKSHLVAGEVAYFEEPLDELASGEVLLCCSRPKGSVVLDL
- a CDS encoding LysR substrate-binding domain-containing protein, with protein sequence MNVKNSPPMRAIQAFEAFGRLGSVTAAADELGVSPGAVSQQIRKAEDELGASLLERRGRTVTMTSLGRRYHAAISDGFDRIREAGNMLDRARSESALTVSCLPSLASKWLAPQLFDWQAHNVGATVRLIGAEPEVRFGEDQVDFRVSYGAKMREYDHYAALFTDWVVPACSPTLLERRPLRRPADILECPLLGIEWASDHRSPPTWAEWAASLGISYRRTSGEMAFSLSSAAIDAAINGRGFVLAQMSMAGDDIASGRLVVPFDVPLRLPDPYFLAWDRSALQKPHGAALRAWIVAVANRQDAKHQTIR